One genomic region from Syntrophomonadaceae bacterium encodes:
- the rodA gene encoding rod shape-determining protein RodA: MERKLLQNIDYTLILSLMAILTMSAVVLYSASASVFPGDPTYYFRKHLMWIGLGFAALVVVLTINYSHLAKMSWHIYAITILMLMAVLAFGDEAKGATSWLGYGPLRIQPSEFAKVCMIISFAQFLVKRQGKLDRLWDLIPCFAFFIPPILLIMAQPDLGTSLVFVAILFGMMFIGGANPKLLAGIILFSLLVVIVVLVGHFRFGLPVPLEGYQLMRLVVFLNPYNDGYGGRGAGYNIIQSQVAIGSGGLWGQGLTKGSQVQLNFLPEHHTDFIFSVVGEELGFVGAASLLVLYFILIYRCIRIAFDAKDLFGVLLVTGVTSMITFHILENVGMTIGLMPITGLPLPLFSSGGSSMIANLLALGLVLNVNLRRQKIVF; encoded by the coding sequence ATGGAACGGAAACTCTTGCAGAATATTGACTACACCCTGATTTTATCCCTGATGGCGATCTTGACCATGAGCGCAGTGGTGCTGTACAGCGCTTCTGCCAGTGTCTTTCCGGGGGATCCCACCTATTACTTTCGCAAACACCTGATGTGGATTGGTCTTGGTTTTGCGGCTCTTGTAGTAGTATTAACAATAAACTACAGCCATCTGGCCAAGATGAGCTGGCATATTTACGCTATAACCATCTTAATGCTGATGGCAGTACTGGCATTTGGTGATGAAGCAAAAGGCGCTACCAGCTGGTTGGGCTATGGACCGTTAAGGATCCAGCCTTCCGAATTTGCCAAGGTATGCATGATTATTTCCTTTGCGCAATTCCTGGTCAAAAGACAGGGTAAGCTGGATCGTTTGTGGGACCTGATCCCCTGTTTTGCCTTTTTTATCCCGCCAATACTTTTAATCATGGCACAGCCTGATCTGGGAACCTCCTTGGTTTTTGTGGCCATTCTATTTGGCATGATGTTCATTGGCGGAGCTAATCCAAAGCTTTTGGCCGGTATTATTCTTTTTAGCCTGCTTGTAGTTATTGTCGTGTTGGTAGGGCATTTCCGTTTCGGTTTACCTGTGCCGCTTGAAGGGTATCAATTAATGCGTTTGGTCGTTTTTCTTAATCCTTACAACGACGGTTATGGCGGGCGGGGCGCCGGTTACAATATTATCCAGTCTCAGGTGGCTATCGGTTCCGGTGGTTTATGGGGCCAGGGGCTGACTAAGGGTTCCCAGGTCCAGTTAAACTTTCTGCCGGAGCATCATACTGACTTTATTTTTTCCGTTGTTGGAGAAGAGCTTGGCTTTGTTGGGGCTGCTTCCCTTTTGGTGCTGTACTTTATTTTGATTTACAGGTGTATTCGCATTGCATTTGATGCAAAGGACCTGTTCGGAGTTCTGCTGGTTACCGGCGTAACGTCGATGATTACTTTTCACATTCTGGAAAACGTAGGGATGACCATCGGTTTAATGCCGATAACAGGACTGCCTTTGCCTCTTTTTAGTTCAGGGGGCAGCAGCATGATTGCAAATCTGCTGGCCTTGGGGCTGGTTTTAAACGTTAATTTAAGACGCCAAAAAATAGTTTTCTAG